In the Anastrepha obliqua isolate idAnaObli1 chromosome 1, idAnaObli1_1.0, whole genome shotgun sequence genome, one interval contains:
- the LOC129250416 gene encoding protein HGH1 homolog, translating into MSPDINIFKWQIANRDAFKYKIGILKNICFDPVYHSIILNEKDDILHAILYPLCGPEEFTDEENEKLPMELQYLPETKTREEDPDLRKMLLESLLQLCATKRFREVLRSKGVYEILREYHKWEAKFGKDKECLLACENVVDILIKKEEEIGLDNYKEVEVPEDVADKFIKEDSEYLQNVL; encoded by the exons ATGAGTccagacattaatatttttaa ATGGCAGATTGCTAACAGAGATGcattcaaatataaaataggtattttgaaaaatatttgcttcgaTCCTGTGTATCACAGCATTATTTTAAACGAAAAGGACGATATACTACATGCGATACTCTATCCACTTTGTGGCCCTGAAGAATTTACAGATGAAGAGAATGAAAAACTGCCAATGGAACTACAA TACCTGCCTGAAACAAAAACACGTGAGGAAGATCCAGATTTGCGTAAAATGCTTTTGGAATCACTGCTGCAGCTGTGCGCAACAAAGCGTTTTCGCGAAGTTTTACGGTCAAAAGGTGTATATGAAATACTGCGTGAATATCACAAATGGGAGGCAAAATTTGGCAAGGATAAAGAGTGTTTGTTAGCGTGTGAGAATGTCGTGGACATTTTGATCAA GAAAGAGGAGGAAATTGGCTTGGACAACTACAAAGAGGTGGAAGTGCCCGAAGATGTGGCtgataaatttataaaagaagaTAGTGAATATTTGCAGAATGTTTTATAA